TGCTCTGTACAGCGCGCGGCGTCCTGCCCGGGATGCAGGAGCTGATCCGCCGGATCGGCGACGACGAGCGGCGGCACATGGCGTGGGGCACGTTCACCTGCCGCCGGCACGTCGCCGGCGACGCCTCGAACTGGAAGGTCGTCACCGACACGATGGAGGAACTCCTGCCGCACGCGCTGACGCAGATCCAGTGGGCGATGGACAACTCCCCCGAGCTCCCGCCGGAGATCAACCCGACCGCGTTGATGACGTACGCCGGCGACCGCGCCACCCGCCGGCTCGGCGCGATCGAGTCGGCCGTCGGCGCGGACGTGGCCGGGATCGACCTCGACTACTCCCCGGAGAAGCTCGAGGACGACTTCGGCGACGAGGACTCAGCCGCGCTGGCGGCGGTTCGCTAGGAGGACAAGGAGCGCCGCGGTCGCGAGGATCGCGGGGAGCCAGGTGACCGTCGTCGTACCGAGACGGTCGGCGACCTGGCCGCCGGTGAAGGCGCCCAGTGCGATCGATCCGTTGTACACCCCCACCAGGACAGCGGACGATGATTCGGGGGCACTGGGCGCCGCCGCGTGTCCCCACGCTTGCGTGCTGACACTCGTTCCGCCGTACGCGAGGCCCCAGATCACCAGCAGGACAAGGGATCCGGTGAGGGTGGTGCCGAGGACGGGCATGGCCAGCGCGGCCAGGGCGATTCCTCCTGCGATGACGGCGAGAGCGCGGGTCGGGCGGAGAGCGCCGGTGAAGAAGTTGCCGATGACACCGGCCACGCCGTACGCGAGAAGCAGGGTGCCGATCAGCGCCGGGCCGGTGTGCGGCTCGAGGAGCGGACGGATGTAGGTGTACGCCGCGAAGTGGCCGGTCACGATCAGCGCGACGAGGACCAGGCCTACTCTCACCTGCTTGAGTTGCAGGACTTCCCGTACGTCGGCCAGCCGGACCGCGCGCTCCGGGGGCAGATTGGGCAGGAAGATGCTTAGGGCAACAGTCAGTCCGAGTGCGAGCAGTCCGACGCCGGCGAAGGCCCAGCGCCAGCCGACGAGTTCACCGACGTACGCGCCGGCCGGAATCCCGAGCACCGAGGCGATCCCGATGCCGCTGAAGATGAGCGAGGTGGCCGGTCCGGCGGCCTGTTCGGGTACGACGCGGCGCGCGAGGCTGACGGTGAAGAGCCAGACGCCGCCGATCGAGATGCCCATCAGGACCCGGGCTGCGATGAAGATCGGGTAGACCGGGGCCGCTGCGGCGATGAATGCGGCGAAGGCGAGCAGGACCATCAGACCGCCGAGGACGGTTCTGCGGTCGAGCTTGCCGAGCAGCAGCGGGAGGACAGGTGAGGCGACCGCGGACACGATGCCGGTGACGGTGAGGCTCAGGCCGGCGGTGCCTTCGGTGATGTGGAAGGTGTTGCTCATCGGGGTGAGCAGGCCGACCGGGAGCATCTCGGCGGTGACCACGGTGAAGACCGTGGCGGCCATGGTCACGGACGCGGCCCACGCGCGCGCGTCGGTGGCCGGCCGGTCGACGCAGATCGTTGTCATGTCTCCAGTGAGCCGCTTGGAGGTGGTGCGGAACAACGGCGATGTGATCATGCTTGTATTAGCTGAGCTAATCGATGATCGTTGGAGTCATGGCTGTCGAGGTCCGCGAACTGGAGTGCTTCCTCGTCTTGGCGGACGAGCTGCACTTCGGTCGTACGGCGGAACGGCTCTACCTGTCGCAGAGCCGGGTCAGCCAACTGCTGCAGTCGCTGGAGCGGCGGATCGGCGGGCCGCTGTTCGAGCGGACCAGCCGCCGGGTGGCGCTGACGCCATTGGGCAAGGAGTTCCTGACCTCACTGCGGCCGGCGTACGCCGCTTTGGAGCGGGTGGTCGAGAACGCCCGCGAGTACGCCGCCCAGGTGAAGGGCAAGCTGCGGATCGGATTCCAGGGTGCCGCGAACGACGAGATTCTCCGGGCGGTGTCGGCGTTCCAGGCGCGCAACCCGAACTGCCTGATCGATGTCTGCGAGCTCCCGCTGAACGACCCGTTCGGCGCGCTCCGCCGCGGCACCGTCGACGCGGCTGTCGTACTGCTGCCGGTCGCCGAGGACGACCTGGTCGTCGGACCGGTCTTCTCGCGCCATCCGCAAACGCTCGCGGTATGCAAACGACACCGGCTCGCCGACCGAGCCTCGGTCGACGCCGAGGACCTGGCCGGCGAGACCCTGATCGCCTTCTCCGGCCCGGCCCCTGGGTACTGGCGCCAGGCCCAAGCTCCCACCCAGACACCCAGCGGCGCACTTATCCACCGCGGCCCCGACGTCAACACCCTGCAGGAAGGCCTCTCCCTCATCGCCGCCAACCGCGGCGCGATGCTCATCTGCCAACCCACCGCCACCCTCAACGGCCGCGCCGGCATCACCACGGTCCCCCTGACCGGCCTCCCCGACTCCGCCCTCGCCCTCATCTGGCGCCGCGGCGAACAAACCCCGTCCGTCAAGGCCTTCGCCGAACACCTGAAGACCTAGCCAACCTTGCGTACCTCGGTGTCTGCCGCGGCGACCAGGCGGCCGTCGGCGGCGTGTACTTCGAGCGGCCGAAGCGGCTGCTGATCGCGGCGGTCCAGGAGTTGCGAGTGCGGCTCACCGGGGTCGAAGGCGAAGGCCTCACCCCACTGGCGGAGCGCCACGATGACCGGGAAGAGCGCCTCGCCCTTGGCTGTCAGGGCGTACTCGTGGCGGGCGCCGGCCGGGACGGTCTCGAGAATGCCGTTGTCGACCAGGGATCGCAGACGCGCACTGAGGATGTTCTTCGCGACCCCGAGGCTCCGCTGGAAGTCACCGAACCGCCGGCTGCCGTCGAACGCGTCCCGCACGATCAGCAGTGACCACCAGTCGCCGACCACGTCCACCGACCGCGCCACCGGGCAGCTCTCACCGTCGAACCTGGTCCTCTTGACCATCCCACACCTCCTGGTTGCAACATGCTACCAACTCCTCTTACGGTAGCAACATGCAACCAAGAAGCTTGGCGGTGGCAGCCGGCGTCGCGGTCGCCACCGTGTACTTCGCCCAGCCGCTGCTCGTCACGATGGGCGCCGACCTCGGTATCGAGCCGGGAACGGTCGGCGTCTTCGTGACCGTCACGCAGATCGGCTACGGCCTCGGCCTGTTCTTCCTCGTCCCGCTGGGCGATCTGCTCGACCGCCGCCGGCTCATCCGGATCCAGTTCACGCTGCTGGCCGTCGCGCTACTGATCACCGGCGTCGCCCGGAACGCCGCAATGCTGCTGGCCGGCCTGGCCGCGGTCGGAACGCTGGCCGTCGTCACCCAGTCGCTGGTCGCGTACGGCGCCGCGCTGAGCGAGCCCGCCCGACGTGGTCGCACAGTCGGCACCATCACGAGCGGGATCGTCATCGGCATCCTGCTGGCGCGAACCACCTCCGGCATCCTCACGGACATCCTCGGCTGGCGAGCGGTCTACCTGATCGCCTGCGCCGTTTCCCTCGCGATCGCCACATTCCTCGTCCGCTCAGCCCCACAGCCCCGGCTTCGACTGACGTACGCCGAACTACTGCGATCCACCGTCAGCCTCTGGCAGGAACAACTGTTCCGCGAGAGCGCGATCCGCGCCTTCTTCATCTTCGCGTCCTTCAGCACGCTGTGGACCTCGATCGCATTGCCTCTCACCGAGCGCGGCCTGTCCCACACCGAGATCGGCGCCTTCGGCCTGATCGGCGCAGCCGGCGCACTCGCCGCCGGACCCGCCGGCCGCCTCGCCGATCGCGGACGCGGGCCGCTCGTCACCACGACCGCTTCGATGCTCCTGGCAACGAGTTGGCTGGCGACGGCGCATTCCCTGCTGGGCTTGGCGATCGGGGCAGTACTGCTAGACCTCGCCGTACAGGCAATCCACGTCACCAACCAGAGCCTGATCTACCCGCTCCGGCCGGAGGCGGGCGGCCGGATCATCGGCGGCTACATGATCTTCTACTCACTCGGCAGCGGCGCCGGCGCGATCGCATCGACCGTGATCTACGAACGCGCCGGCTGGACCGGCGTCTGTATCCTCGGCGCAGCGTTCGGACTGGGTTCCGTACTGACGACGATCAGCCGATGATCGCGAGGATCTTGTCGCAGAAGTTCTCGTCGGTCGCGTTACCTTCCTGACCGACGACCTTCACATCTCCCAACGAGTCGATGAACTCGTCGTCGGACGGGTCGGCCGGCGTACCGCCGTTGTCCACCAGGATGTCGAACCACACCGCCCCGCTGTCCTGAAGGACCAGTCTGCCGCGGGAGTCGAACCATCTGTCACCGCTTGTCTCACGGATCCTGATCGTCAGGGTGCCGTCCCCGTTGTCGGTCACCTGGGTGTCCTTGTGCACAAGATCAAGCACATGAGTCACCAGCTTGCCGTTGGACAGATTCGTCAGGGTGTTGGTCAGGTGCGCGTTCTCCCGGAAGTAGGGCAGTCCGCCCCTCGGATGCGTGCGGTACTGGAACGATCCCCAGTTCGTGAAGTCGAAGTGCACGTCGTCCCCGCTGCCGCAGAAGTCCTCGATCACGCCGGTGCCGGCATCCTCGAAGTGACCTCGCTCGATCGGTGCTGCCGACGCCGGGACGGCGGCTGTCATGGCGAGCAGGACGGCCGCGCAGGCCATGGGTGTTCGATGTCGCAACTTCATCGGTGTTGCCCCCTGGTCAGTGTTCTCCCCCACGAACGCGCCCCGTTCGCGACACGTGACTACTCCCCCACCCTCCCAGGCCCTTGCGGGCCCGTACAGGTCACAGTCCCAGGAGTTCGACGGACTTCTCGCGCATTTCGATCTTGCGGATCTTGCCGGTGACGGTCATCGGGAAGTCGTCGACGAGGACGACGTACTTCGGGATCTTGAAGTGAGCGAGTTTGCCGGTGGCGAAGGCCTTGACGGCTTCCGCGTCGAGCGGGTCCGCGCCGGGCTTGAGTTTGATCCAGGCGCAGAGTTCCTCGCCGTACTTCTCGTCGGGGACGCCAACGACCTGGACGTCGGCGATCGACGGGTGCGTGTAGAGGAACTCCTCGATCTCCCGCGGGTACACGTTCTCGCCGCCGCGGATGACCATGTCCTTGATCCGCCCCACGATGTTCACGTACCCGTCCGCGCGCATCGTCGCGAGGTCGCCGGTGTGCATCCAGCGCGCCTCGTCGATCGCCTCGGCGGTCTTCGCCGGCTCGTCCCAGTACCCGAGCATCACGGAGTACCCGCGGGTGCACAGCTCGCCGGGCGCACCGCGTTCGACGACGAGCCCGGTCGCCGGGTCGACGAGCTTCACCTCGACGTGCGGCATCACGCGTCCGACCGTCGACGTACGGCGGTCCAGGTCGTCGTCGCGCCTGGTCTGCGTGGACACCGGCGACGTCTCGGTCATGCCGTAGCAGATCGCGACCTCGGCCATGTGCATGTCCGCGACGCAGCGCTTCATCACCTCGACCGGGCACGGCGATCCGGCCATCACGCCGGTCCGCAGCGACGTCAGGTCGTAGTCCGCGAAGTCCGGCAGCCCGAGTTCGGCGATGAACATCGTCGGTACGCCGTACAGCCCGGTGCACCGCTCGTCCTGCACCGCCTTGAGCGTCGCGGCCGGGTCGAACGCCGGCCCCGGGATCACCATGCACGCGCCGTGCGTGGTGCAGCCGAGGTTGCCCATCACCATGCCGAAGCAGTGGTAGAACGGCACCGGGATGCACAGCCGGTCGTCGGCGGTGAACGCGATCGTCTCGGTGACGAAGAAGCCGTTGTTCAGGATGTTGTGGTGGCTGAGCGTCGCGCCCTTCGGGAATCCCGTCGTACCGCTGGTGTACTGGATGTTGATCGGGTCGTCGAAGGACAGCTCCGCCTCGCGGGCGTGCAGCTCGTCGAGCGGGATCCGCGCGGCGTCGTCGCGGAGGGCGTCCCAGTCGCCGGTGCCGAGGTAGATCGTCTCCTCGAGCGTCGTGAGGCCGGGCTTCACCTCCTCGACCATCGCCCGGTAGTCGCTTGTTTTGAAGGCGGTCGCGGAGATCAGCAGCCGGACGCCGGACTGGTTCAGCGCGTAGGCCAGTTCGTGGGTGCGGTACGCCGGGTTGATGTTCACCAGGATCGCGCCCATCAGCGCGGTGGCGTACTGCGTGATCGTCCATTCGGCCTGGTTCGGGGCCCAGATGCCGACCCGATCGCCCTTCGCGATCCCGCGGGCCATCAGGCCGCGCGCGACCAGTTCGACCTCGGCGCCGAACTCGTCGTACGTCCAGCGCCGCCCGGTCTGCACCTCCACGAGCGCCTCGCGGTCGCCGTACGTGCTGATCGTGCGTCTCAGGTTCGCGCTGATCGTCTCGCCCAGCAACGGAACCTCGGACACCCCGGACGCGTACGACGGCTGGCTCATGGTTGCCATGTTCACGCCGCTCAGATGCCTCTGCAAGTGCACGCGCGGCAGGAAACAGGGGCATCCCCGCCCATGATGCGGACCGCCAGGCCATCACAATGGGCGGCCAGCGGGAGCGCTCACGCCTGAGCGCCTCTCCGGCCGGCGATTGTGATGGCCTGGACGTCCGCCCCTACTTGAGCAGGGCTTCGTAGACCTGGAGTTCGGTGCCGCCGGGGGTTTCGCCGTCGTCGGGGGCTGTGTAGAGGCGGAGTTTGGTGGGGGTGGTTTCCAGGGCTACTGGGTTTCGGGTGGCGTTGTGGTTGGTGGTGGGGGAGAAGTAGGGGAAGGGGATTTCGTGGAGGATGCGGTTGGTGCGGAGGTCCAGGAGGGCTAGGCCGCCTAGGTCGTAGGACGTGTTGTTGGGGCCGGGCAGTGTGGTGACGCCGCCGCACAGTTGCTTGCCGCGGGCGGCGTAGTCGCAGTCCTGGTAGTCGAGGAGGTGGGACTCGTTGGCGACCTTGCCCAGCTGCTTGCCCGCGGGGGTCCAGTCGTAGAGGGTGCGGGAGCCCCAGCTCACCCCATGCACCTGGCCGGTCGTCCGGTCGCGTACTACTCCCCCGACGTGATCCTTCACCCGGAAACGCTCAGTAACCCGGTACGTCTTCGGGTCGACCGTGTAGACGATCGCCCGCGAGTTCGGCCGGTACTCCGCGGCCGGTACCCACAGGTCCTTCCCGTCGAAGTCCAGCCCGCCCGGGTGGTACGCCGTACCCTCACCAAGCCGGATGTCCTTCTTCAGGTTGCCCTGCCGGTCCAGCACGAACAGGTGCCCGATGCCATTGCCAGGTGTCCGGTCGTACCCGTCCACCGGCACCGGGTACTTCACCGGCGCTTCCAGCACCTCAACACTGCTCAGAAAGATCAGGTCCCCGACCAGCGCGAACCCCTGCGGGTGGTACGTCGGGAACTTCAGCGGCACCCGCTCCGCCAGCGACCACGCCGTACTGCGGTCTGTGGCCTGGAAGGCACGGGTGACGTCAGAGTCCCTCCCGGTGGCCTGGGCGGTGGTCAGGCCGGTGAGCAACACACCGGCCAGGGCGGCAACGGTCAGCAGTCGTCTGCGCATTGACGGTCTCCTCAGCTCGAAAGTCGATGCTGCAGCGTGAGATGCCCAGATGACTTGCAGGTGATGCCAGACTGGCCGTTATGGACACAGGGGTGAGTGTTGTCGGGTCAGGGCAGGTCAGTGGTACGCCGGACATCCTGCGCGTCACGTTCGGCGTCGAGCAGGTCGCACAGGATGTCGCGGCCGCTGTAGCGACAGTAGGCGAGCGCACGGACGCGGTGATCGCGGCGCTGCGGGCGCAGGGGGTCGAGGAGTCGCAGCTGGGCACGAGCTCGGTGAACGTGTTCCAGGAGTACCGGGAGCCCGGCACGGACCCGGCGTACCGGGCGTCGCACACGGTCCTGGTGGAGACGAAGGACCTGACCGGTTTCGGCGCGCTGCTGAACGCGGCCGTGGATGCTATCGGCAACAGTCTCGCGCTGCACGGGCTGCAGTTCGACATCGAGGACAAGTCCGAGCTGCTGATCCAGGCCCGCGAGCTGGCGTTCCAGCAGGCCAAGACGAAGGCCGCGCACCTGGCCGGCCTGGCCGGGTTCTCGCTGGGCTCGGTGACCGCGATTGCCGAGAACCACGGCCACACGCCGCTCGGGCCGGAGACCCGGCTGTCCGCGTCCAAGGCGTACGACTCGGCCATCAACATCGTCCCCGACGACCAGAACGTCGTGGTCTCTCTCCAGGTGCACTTCGCCTGGGCGTAACGCGCGTCTCAAAACGAGCACAAGGGTTGCGTTGTCGGCGGCGTCGTACAGACTGCTCTCATGTATGCACCGGCTCCGCTACGGCGGCAACTGAGTCGGTCCGGGCTGTTACTGCTCGGACCGGCGTTCGTCGCCGCCGTCGCGTACGTCGACCCGGGCAACTTCGCGACCAACATCGCCGCCGGTGCGACGTACGGCTACCTGCTGTGCTGGGTGGTCGTCGGCGCCAACCTGATGGCCGTCCTGGTGCAGTATCTGGCCGCCAAGGCCAGCATCGCGACCGGGCGGACGCTGCCCCAGCTGTGCCGTGACCACTTCCGCCGGTCCACGTCGACCGGGCTGTGGGCGCAGGCCGAGGTGGTGGCGATCGCGACCGACCTGGCCGAGGTGGTCGGCGGTGCGATCGCGCTGAACCTGCTGTTCGGCATCCCGCTGCTGGTCGGCGGCGTGATCACCGGCATCGTCTCGTTCGCGCTGCTCATCTATCAGTCGAAGCGCGGCCAGCGGCCGTTCGAGGCCGCGATCATCGGCCTGCTCGCCGTCGTACTGGTCGGCTTCGTCGTGTCGACGGTCAAGTCGGACCCGTCCGCGAGCGGTGTCGTCGGCGGAATGGTGCCGCGGCTGGACGGGACCGATTCACTGGTGCTCGCGGCCGGAATGCTCGGCGCGACGGTGATGCCGCACGCGATCTGGCTGCACGGCGCACTCGTCACCGACCGGCACTGGAAGACCATCCGCTCCGAGAGCGGCAAGTCGCGTGTACTGCGTGCCACCCGGATCGACGTAGCAGTCGCGATGGCGCTCGCCGGAGCGGTCAACCTGGCGATGGTCGTGCTGGCCGCGGCTGCGCTGAAGGGCACCGGCGCCGACTCCCTCGACGCCGCCCACCTCGCGATCGGCGACCGGCTCGGCCAGCTCCCGGCCCTGCTGTTCGCGCTCGCCCTGCTGGCCAGCGGATTCGCGTCCTCCTCGGTCGGGACGTACGCCGGTTCGGTCATCCTGGACGGCTTCTGGAAACGGCACGTAGCGCTCCCGGTCCGGCGCCTGATCACCCTGATCCCCGCTCTGGTGATCCTTGCGATCGGCATCGACCCGAGCCGCGCCCTGGTGGTTTCACAGGTGGTGCTGAGCTTCGGGATCCCGTGCGCGCTGTGGCCTTTGGTGAGATTGACCGCTTCCCGGCGCGTCATGGGCGACCTCGTCAACCGCAAGGCGACTACTCTCGCCGCATGCCTGGTAGCCACCGCCGTCACGGCCCTCAACGTCGTACTGATCGTGCTGACTGTGCGGGGATGACGTGACCCGGGTGTACGCCGTGAGCGACATCCACGGCCACCTGGAGAAACTGACTGCCGCACTGCACACCGCCGGCCTCACCGATGCCGACGGCAACTGGACCGGCGACGAGGACACCCGGCTGTGGTTCCTCGGCGACTTCTTCGACCGCGGCCCGGACGGCATCGGCGTCCTGCGGTACGTCCGCGGCCTGATCGACCAGGCACCGGACGGCGCCATCCGGATGCTGCTCGGCAACCACGAGATCCTCGCGCTCGGGATGTACAAGTTCGGCGACAGGTTCGTCCCGCACGACGGCATCACGCTGCGCAGCTTCGAGCGTTCCTGGGCCCTGAACGGCGGCCAGGACCGCGACCAGGAGCTGCTCACCGACGACGACGTCACCTGGCTGCTCGACCAGCCGCTGCTCGGACTGGACGCCGACCAGTTGCTGATGCACTCCGACACCGCCGAGTACGTCGAGTGGGGCGACACGATCGGACAGATCAACGCCACGGCCGGGGCCGAGCTGCACTCCGACGACATCGAGGTGTGGTGGGAGATCTGGCGCCGGACGACGTCGCGGTACGCGTTCCGCGGCCCGACCGGTCCGGAGGTGGCCCGGATCCTCCTCCAGCACCTCGGCGGCCGCCGGATCGTGCACGGTCACAGCATCGTCGCCGACCAGATCGGCATCGACCCGCAGTTCCTGACCGGCCCGCACCTGTACGCCGACGGTCTCGCCCTGGGCATCGACGGCGGCGCCTTCGACGGCGGCCCGTGCCTGGTGGTCGAGCTCACCGCCGAGTGACTCCGCGGGTGGAGCTATTTGTCGGCTGTGAGCGTGCCGCCGACGGCCCAGCTGTCCGGAGGCGTCTCCTGGATCCAGACCTGGACGCTCTCGGCCGGGACGC
This Kribbella sp. NBC_00482 DNA region includes the following protein-coding sequences:
- a CDS encoding MFS transporter, producing the protein MTTICVDRPATDARAWAASVTMAATVFTVVTAEMLPVGLLTPMSNTFHITEGTAGLSLTVTGIVSAVASPVLPLLLGKLDRRTVLGGLMVLLAFAAFIAAAAPVYPIFIAARVLMGISIGGVWLFTVSLARRVVPEQAAGPATSLIFSGIGIASVLGIPAGAYVGELVGWRWAFAGVGLLALGLTVALSIFLPNLPPERAVRLADVREVLQLKQVRVGLVLVALIVTGHFAAYTYIRPLLEPHTGPALIGTLLLAYGVAGVIGNFFTGALRPTRALAVIAGGIALAALAMPVLGTTLTGSLVLLVIWGLAYGGTSVSTQAWGHAAAPSAPESSSAVLVGVYNGSIALGAFTGGQVADRLGTTTVTWLPAILATAALLVLLANRRQRG
- a CDS encoding LysR family transcriptional regulator, producing the protein MAVEVRELECFLVLADELHFGRTAERLYLSQSRVSQLLQSLERRIGGPLFERTSRRVALTPLGKEFLTSLRPAYAALERVVENAREYAAQVKGKLRIGFQGAANDEILRAVSAFQARNPNCLIDVCELPLNDPFGALRRGTVDAAVVLLPVAEDDLVVGPVFSRHPQTLAVCKRHRLADRASVDAEDLAGETLIAFSGPAPGYWRQAQAPTQTPSGALIHRGPDVNTLQEGLSLIAANRGAMLICQPTATLNGRAGITTVPLTGLPDSALALIWRRGEQTPSVKAFAEHLKT
- a CDS encoding winged helix-turn-helix transcriptional regulator, giving the protein MVKRTRFDGESCPVARSVDVVGDWWSLLIVRDAFDGSRRFGDFQRSLGVAKNILSARLRSLVDNGILETVPAGARHEYALTAKGEALFPVIVALRQWGEAFAFDPGEPHSQLLDRRDQQPLRPLEVHAADGRLVAAADTEVRKVG
- a CDS encoding MFS transporter; translation: MQPRSLAVAAGVAVATVYFAQPLLVTMGADLGIEPGTVGVFVTVTQIGYGLGLFFLVPLGDLLDRRRLIRIQFTLLAVALLITGVARNAAMLLAGLAAVGTLAVVTQSLVAYGAALSEPARRGRTVGTITSGIVIGILLARTTSGILTDILGWRAVYLIACAVSLAIATFLVRSAPQPRLRLTYAELLRSTVSLWQEQLFRESAIRAFFIFASFSTLWTSIALPLTERGLSHTEIGAFGLIGAAGALAAGPAGRLADRGRGPLVTTTASMLLATSWLATAHSLLGLAIGAVLLDLAVQAIHVTNQSLIYPLRPEAGGRIIGGYMIFYSLGSGAGAIASTVIYERAGWTGVCILGAAFGLGSVLTTISR
- a CDS encoding AMP-binding protein yields the protein MHLQRHLSGVNMATMSQPSYASGVSEVPLLGETISANLRRTISTYGDREALVEVQTGRRWTYDEFGAEVELVARGLMARGIAKGDRVGIWAPNQAEWTITQYATALMGAILVNINPAYRTHELAYALNQSGVRLLISATAFKTSDYRAMVEEVKPGLTTLEETIYLGTGDWDALRDDAARIPLDELHAREAELSFDDPINIQYTSGTTGFPKGATLSHHNILNNGFFVTETIAFTADDRLCIPVPFYHCFGMVMGNLGCTTHGACMVIPGPAFDPAATLKAVQDERCTGLYGVPTMFIAELGLPDFADYDLTSLRTGVMAGSPCPVEVMKRCVADMHMAEVAICYGMTETSPVSTQTRRDDDLDRRTSTVGRVMPHVEVKLVDPATGLVVERGAPGELCTRGYSVMLGYWDEPAKTAEAIDEARWMHTGDLATMRADGYVNIVGRIKDMVIRGGENVYPREIEEFLYTHPSIADVQVVGVPDEKYGEELCAWIKLKPGADPLDAEAVKAFATGKLAHFKIPKYVVLVDDFPMTVTGKIRKIEMREKSVELLGL
- a CDS encoding DUF6454 family protein; its protein translation is MRRRLLTVAALAGVLLTGLTTAQATGRDSDVTRAFQATDRSTAWSLAERVPLKFPTYHPQGFALVGDLIFLSSVEVLEAPVKYPVPVDGYDRTPGNGIGHLFVLDRQGNLKKDIRLGEGTAYHPGGLDFDGKDLWVPAAEYRPNSRAIVYTVDPKTYRVTERFRVKDHVGGVVRDRTTGQVHGVSWGSRTLYDWTPAGKQLGKVANESHLLDYQDCDYAARGKQLCGGVTTLPGPNNTSYDLGGLALLDLRTNRILHEIPFPYFSPTTNHNATRNPVALETTPTKLRLYTAPDDGETPGGTELQVYEALLK
- a CDS encoding SIMPL domain-containing protein → MSVVGSGQVSGTPDILRVTFGVEQVAQDVAAAVATVGERTDAVIAALRAQGVEESQLGTSSVNVFQEYREPGTDPAYRASHTVLVETKDLTGFGALLNAAVDAIGNSLALHGLQFDIEDKSELLIQARELAFQQAKTKAAHLAGLAGFSLGSVTAIAENHGHTPLGPETRLSASKAYDSAINIVPDDQNVVVSLQVHFAWA
- a CDS encoding Nramp family divalent metal transporter codes for the protein MYAPAPLRRQLSRSGLLLLGPAFVAAVAYVDPGNFATNIAAGATYGYLLCWVVVGANLMAVLVQYLAAKASIATGRTLPQLCRDHFRRSTSTGLWAQAEVVAIATDLAEVVGGAIALNLLFGIPLLVGGVITGIVSFALLIYQSKRGQRPFEAAIIGLLAVVLVGFVVSTVKSDPSASGVVGGMVPRLDGTDSLVLAAGMLGATVMPHAIWLHGALVTDRHWKTIRSESGKSRVLRATRIDVAVAMALAGAVNLAMVVLAAAALKGTGADSLDAAHLAIGDRLGQLPALLFALALLASGFASSSVGTYAGSVILDGFWKRHVALPVRRLITLIPALVILAIGIDPSRALVVSQVVLSFGIPCALWPLVRLTASRRVMGDLVNRKATTLAACLVATAVTALNVVLIVLTVRG
- a CDS encoding metallophosphoesterase — encoded protein: MSDIHGHLEKLTAALHTAGLTDADGNWTGDEDTRLWFLGDFFDRGPDGIGVLRYVRGLIDQAPDGAIRMLLGNHEILALGMYKFGDRFVPHDGITLRSFERSWALNGGQDRDQELLTDDDVTWLLDQPLLGLDADQLLMHSDTAEYVEWGDTIGQINATAGAELHSDDIEVWWEIWRRTTSRYAFRGPTGPEVARILLQHLGGRRIVHGHSIVADQIGIDPQFLTGPHLYADGLALGIDGGAFDGGPCLVVELTAE